agagttgtaaacttaatcttgcgtagcttcttctccagaaagattacactactaaccagagcatataaaacatttgctagaccaattcttgaatacagctcgcctgtctggaacccacacctcatttcggacattaatacaattgagcatgtccagaaatattttacaagaagaattctccactcctctgatcacaacaaaatatcttatgccaccagacttgattgaaatcctgggtttagaaaatttagaactctgccgtcttcggcatgacctgagtataactcataaaatcatctgctacaatgtccttcctgtcgaagactactgcagtttcaattgcaacaatacacgagcacacaatagatttaaacttaatgtgaactgctccaatcttgattgtagaaaatatgacttcagtaacagagttgttaacgcctggaatgcactaccggactctgtggtctcttcccaaaatccccaaaactttaaccaaagactatctactattgatctcaccacattcctaagagatctgtaacgggcgtgcataagtgcaccagcatgcctaccattcctgtcctaatgttccctttgattgtatccaatttgtatggttatttcatgcttatacttatatatacttttgtgtttgacaaaataaataaaaaaaataaaaaatctgcaGGCATGCTGCCATCTCTTTCCCATAGATAATGGGACTAATGGGAAATGAAGGAAAAGTTCTTCTTACTGAGCATTTTATGGACTGCAGGGCATATCTGGTCTGTAGGCTGTTCCAGTCCGGCCCACAGTGACAGGCATCATTGGGGGTGGCCTGTCGTTCATGTTGGCAGAGGAGTGTTGGTGGCAGGTGAGTGAAGTATCAACTTTGGGGGTGGGCATTGTCAGGATGGAATGGCAGAGGAAGGGCATCATCAGAGGGTGGGGGACATCAGGGGAAATGGCCCTTGACAACAGTCCCAGTTCCCCttgtggccccttgggaaaatcaATTGTCCACCCCGGGATAGAACAAGCCTACGTCTCCATGCTTTATATGATTTATTATTAATGTAACAGTGTAGGGTCATCCCACCTTTGCCAACTAGAAAAGCTTCCAGTTAACAAATGCATCTGGCTATATAAAACTATGCCTAGAGGTTGAATGATAGATATAACGTGGGATCAACCCTAAACAACATTTTTTAGGAATCAACcctaaaaaaacaataattttaaaagaagcaaCACTTATATGCagatggtcctcaatttacaaccattcacttagtgaccactcgaagttacaatggcactgaaaagagtaaCTTAATGAGCATCATCATGGTcaccatccccatgatcacatggtcAAATTTCAgacacttaacagttgcagtgttccgggaTCATATGATCATTGTTTGAAAccatctgacaagccaagtcaatggggaagccaacggtgttactaacttagcaattgcagtgattcacttaacaactgtgactagcaaaattgtaaaatggagccaaactcacttaataattgtcttgtttagcaacagaaattttaggctcaattgtggttgtgagttgaggactgcctgtaaaagtTTTACATTCAAAATAAATGAGCATGGTATAATCACAGAATTTCGCATACCTCAAACACAATTGCCCCAGAGTTTCAGATAAATGGAATGTACATTATAAGTTAACTGATGTTTTGCACATTGCTCTATATCCATGAATGTTTTTACAGAGCACTGGCTTAGAGGAATGCAGTTAGGTTGTGCTATTCTTGTGAAATGTTGGAAAAATCTATTCATGTTAACCAATAACTGGCTTTGCTTTTATGTGCCAAGGTTTGAAAATAATTGGACAGGTTAAAAAATACTGACTTCAGTGGAACTCCTATTTATCATTCAAAGTAAATTAGCAGACACAGTAAAAGAGAGAAGTCAAATAGTTTCATGTTATTTTATAAATTAGTAGACCAACCTACAGTGGCACATATCAGAAATTACCATCCCTCAATTGAAATTGTTACATGAACAAAAACATTAAAAGTCTGTGATTTTCCCCATTTCTGTATTTAAAAAATTAGTTAATCgagaaaataaataacttttaaaaagagatcaaaatttttatttatattgaatTGATGCATGCTATGATAACATTAAATCAAATTTACAACCTTGATCTCAGAGATACATCTTCCCCTTTTctagtaaaagaaaaatagatctgATTATGTATTTTAACACTTCTCAAAATCACAACCCCTATAtagcatcttttctttttgtatccTTACTAGTTTAAACATTCTTAAATATTTGTGATAATTTTACTGGAATAGTACACACCAGAATGATCAAATTATTTTGTTTGTATCTAGGTTGTCTGATGTGACTTGTAATTCAATTCTGTTCATGTAACTctgaatcaattaatcaatcaattttaATTTCGGTCACAGATCAGCTTATAATTAATAACAATTAtgctaaagtaaaaataaaaataaaaattcataatagaataaaattattaaagcaaaaaaaagtacaggtataaaatgcaaaaaaacctgATAAAATTACAACAATAAATAATCTAAGTGCTATGAACAAAGACAAATAATGataaaaagatataaataataatatttataaagcCCTACAATGTTAGCTTATATTATGTCTTACATTTGCTGAAGCTGCTCTAGTATTTTTGTAATTAAGACCATTATGTTTCAGACAAGtatagcaaacaaaataaaataaaaccataggtatatatatatttaaaagtataaaagggggaggaggaaagggggaaaagggaagagaaaatatattgactTATGGAAGCCTAGTTAAAGCTCAGCATCACCTCACTTGGCAGAACTTTTATATTTAATCATAGCTCTAacacaggggtttcaaactcaaagcccgtgggccaaatccggcccatggggtacttaaatctggcccacaggaccagcccatggtgcctctggtagccaaaacagggtgtgtggggggACCACACACTTCCCCCAGCACCCTGTTCTggctggcagagtgttgcaggaggccgtccaggctgaaaacgggacgctgcaggaggcatctgtctCGTCTCTGCCATCCCCCCCATCTCAGCCCACAGAGAACtataatgctgatccggccctgaaagaaattcagtttgacacccctgctctaacataAAATCTGGCTACCATAGTTTGAAAACTCTACCACCCGATTAACTAGCAAGAGACTAAGATAATCAGCCCCTGGATAGCCCAGATATTGTGTTATACATGGGGAAATACACATTTTCATAGATTTCTATAAAAAAGGCAATTCATCAACACAGGACCCACAATTTCAACTTCCCCTTCACTGCAAGAACAAAGGTATCATCTGGTATGTTCTAGAACCTTCTGtccaggaaagaagaaaggaggacatTACAGGgcataagataataataataataattattattaataataataataacaacaacaacaacaacaacaacaacaacaacaatagaagagttggaagggaccttggaggtcttctagtccaactccctgcccaggcaggaaaccctacaccacttcagacaaatgtttatccagcatcttcttaaaaatttccagtgttggagatttacaacttctgcaggcaagtagttccacttattaattgttctaactatcaggaaatttttccttagttctaagttgcttctctccttgattagtttccatccattgcttcttgtcctgccctcaggtgctttggagaatagcttgactccctcttctttgtggcagcccctgagatattggaagactgctatcatgtctggtctagtccttcttttcattaaactagacataccgagttcctgcaaccgttcttcatatgttttagcctccagtcctctaatcatcttttgttgctcttctttgcactctttcagagtctcagcatcttttttacatcgtggcaaccaaaactggatgcaatattccaagtgtggccttaccaaggcattataaagttatattaacacttcacgtgatcttgattctatcccactgtttatgcagcccagaattgtgttggattttttggcagctgctgcacactgctggctcatatctaaatggttgtccactaggactccaagatccttctcacagttactactattgagcaaggtaccacatatacagtacctgtggatttatttatttttgcctaaatgtagaaccttacttttttcactgttgaatttcattttgttagatagcacccaatgttcaagtctgtcaagatccttctatatcttgagcctatcttttggagtgttggctattcctgccagcttggtgccatctgcaaatttgatgagttccccatttgATGgatcccttgtccaagtcattgatgaagatgttgaagagtactgggcctaaaacagagccttggggtactccactgcatacttccctccatgtggatgtagttccattgaggactacacgttgagtgcggttggtcagccagttacaaatccatctggtggtggtgctgtctaacccacatttttctactttatctagtagtaggttatggtctactttatcaaatgctttactgaagtccaagtaaattatatcgacagcattcctctggtccactaattttgtcactttgtcaaagaatgcagtaaaattagtctggcatgatctgtttttgataaacccatgttggcttttggttattactttgtttgcttctaggtgtttggtgattcgttgcttgattatcttttccagaatcttccctagtattgaggtcaggctgataggtctgtagtttcctggatctggttttttttcatttttgaagatgggaactacatcagctcttttccagtcctctggcagttcccctgtgctcctggatttttgaaagatatagttcagtggttctgagatttcgtctgccagttcctatccggtcctggtgatttgaactcgtctagggtagacaggtgttcacttaccattttcttccctattttaacttgtattcctaaactgttttttgtggtgctgttttttggGGGATAATATTCTATAGACATTCCTTTATTTACAAACAAGTTACATTCCAAGAGGATGTTTATAAGTGCATATTGAAAACTGAAActcaggtcttatttttttttcaaatcctgTGGATGAAAAGAACATATAAGTGGGTTCTCCTTTTTAAAGCTAAGTATTGTGCATAAATTGCAGCAAAAGGGAGCAAGGCTTGTGGATGCTGAAGCATTAAAACAAGGAgatgagaagaaaaacagaaggGTGAAAAGATACTTTTTCCATTTCTGTCTGAATGACCaattcaaaataaaacacaaagaagAAACTTTCTTGCAAGCATCAGTGCTGCAGGGAGCAGTCCAGGActtgaaatttttatttaaattaatttacatttttaacAAGTGTGGTGCTGtctacctctgaagaaattaagcaaaaaCAGTATGTCATGTGAAACCTGCCATTCTCACATCCCTCGATCCTCTATTTCTGAGGAAGGTCAGcggattcttctcttccttcagatccttttctttttcactttaaaATTGTGGCTTTATTCCTACAAAACGTTTTAGGGAATTTGGAGGAAAAGGAAATCTTGCTGTGACCCCTAGTGGTGGTATAGAACTTAAaacctgaagaagaagaaaaggaaaaaatgcttttcaaggaTATGGAGCACCCTTCCCAAAACCAGTCCTCCAAAACAAGTGGcaattttggcagctgctgcacactgctggctcatatctaaatggttgtccactaggactccaagatccttctcacagttactactattgagcaaggtaccacatatacagtacctgtggatttatttatttttgcctaaatgtagaaccttacttttttcactgttgaatttcattttgttagatagcacccaatgttcaagtctgtcaagatccttctatatcttgagcctatcttttggagtgttggctattcctgccagcttggtgtcatctgcaaatttgatgagttccccatctattcccttgtccatgtccaagatgttgaagagtattgggcctaaaacagagccttggggtactccactgcatacttccctccatgtggatgtagttgcattgaggactacacgttgagtgcggttggtcagccagttacaaatccatctggtgatgatgctgtctaacccacatttttctactttatctagtagtagattatggtctactttatcaaatgctttactgaagtccaagtaaattatatcaacagcattcctctggtccactaattttgtcactttgtcaaagactgcaataagatttgtctggcatgatctgtttttgacaaacccatgttgggttttggttattactttgtttgcttctaggtgtttggtgatttgttgcttgattatcttttccagaatcttccctggtattgagatcaggctgatggtctgtagtttcctatatctattctttttccttttttgaagatgggaactacatcagctcttttcctgtcCTCATCtgacagttcccctgtgctccaggatctttgaaagatataattcagtggttctgagatctcatctgccagtttcttcagaatcttggggtgttatccatccagtcctggtgacttGAACTCATCTAGGCTAgataggtgttcacttaccattttcttccctattttaacttgtattcctaatctgttttttgtggtgctgttttttggGGGATAATATTCTATAGAGATTCCTTTATTTACAAACAAGTTACATTCCAAGAGGCTGTTTATAAGTGCATATTGAAAACTGAAActcaggtcttatttttttttcaaatcctgTGGATGAAAAGAACATATAAGTGGGTTCTCCTTTTTAAAGCTAAGTATTGTGCATAAATTGCAGCAAAAGGGAGCAAGGCTTGTGGATGCTGAAGCATTAAAACAAGGAgatgagaagaaaaacagaaggGTGAAAAGATACTTTTTCCATTTCTGTCTGAATGACCaattcaaaataaaacacaaagaagAAACTTCCTTGCAAGCATCAGTGCTTCAGGGAGCAGTCCAGGActtgaaatttttatttaaattaatttacatttttaacAAGTGTGGTGCTGTCtaccctctgaagaaattaagcaaaaaCAGTATGTCATGTGAAACCTGCCATTCTCACATCCCTTGATCCTCTATTTCTGAGGAAGGTCAGcggattcttctcttccttcagatccttttctttttcactttaaaATTGTGGCTTTATTCCTACAAAACGTTTTAGGGAATTTGGAGGAAAAGGAAATCTTGCTGTGACCCTTAGTGGTGGTATAGAACTTAAaacctgaagaagaagaaaaggaaaaaatgcttttcaaggaTATGGAGCACCCTTCCCAAAACCAGTCCTCCAAAACAAATGGCAATTTTTGGCAGCCCTTGATTTTATGGTATAATGAAGATAAGCTCAGCACCTGCATTCATTCGTGCATACATACATAATGCTGCACTAAGagctttaaataatattttaatttgttctaGTTTACTCAAGATATATAGCCTATAgctaatacatttatttattattccaatGCAAGAGCAAACCAAACATATTAAGGCCCAATATCACGATGTGAACCCAGCCAAATAACACATGGAGAGATAAGTTCATACCTGCAATGCCACCAGCCATCCATGCTGCGAAGGGAGTGGGAGAAAGACATTCTTCTGAAGTGATCCAGACAGAAACCAATGCGTAAGGGATAAAGTAGAGGCAGTATCCTGGGACGTCCCTCAGAAGCATGGCAGTCGTACCTCGAAAGAGGCCTGGCAAACCTTCCTGCTGAAGAATGGTAGCGACACAGTGAATGGGACCTCGGTAGGCTGCCTGTACTGAAATGCCAGTTGCTTTGTGCTTCATTTCCAGGTTGGCTAGAGAAGAAGTAAAAGGAGATTTTAGGATCAGATACAAATAATTCCTCAGACATTTGCAATATATATTGGCTAAGGGGGCAGGGGGTGGCTTTGTTCTGATTTCTTCTTTCCTATggctttttccccccagcctaaCACCCATGGAGGCAATGGGAGTTTCATATCACCACTTTATAATAACTGAAAGctggtttgcttatttatttactttatttacttgCTTATGTAGCCACTTATCTCATATAATTATTCTAAGCAGCTCACAACAATCCATATAAACAAGGATGAAAACTTAAGTACCCTTCTTCCCAGggccagaccaggggtgaaatgctaccagttcggaccagttctccgAAACCAGTAATaataaatgctactggttcaggggaaccggtagtaaaaaaaatgctaccagttcaggcgaactggtatttctgacaatcagctgtgccgcatgatttatgttcactaaaaagcaggaaatcctgcttcctagctaatctaaatcacgcggcatAGCTGTTCCCcccttcgctgttctacttacctttgaagactcagaaaaagcttcttaatcctcctttttcagcgctgtgCCGTAGCATCTGCgatgtgcatgtgcatgaagcACATGGTTGGCATGTATTGTACATGCACATGCAAAATACGTGTTTGGTGCGCACAATGCATGGGTGCgcaaagcaaactggtagcgaagcgaactggtagcagacttcagagcatttcacccctgggccagacCAACCAGGCTTCCAGCTTAACTCCCATCCTAGCATCCTTGGGCTGGGTGGGGGGTGAGATGCCAGGTCTTTACAGCCTTCCAGAAACCTAAAAGGGTAGGGATATCTCTACAAGAGGGGAGGCCATACCAAAGGGCTGGAATGGCCAGCGGGTATACAGTGAATTGATGACTGATAGGTTCTATTTTAAGGCCCTTCCTAGATCTAGTATGGTGCCACCAGAAatcagaaaaaggaaaatgaTTCATGGCATTCAAATACCCACCTTTCATCCTTTCATCCCTTTTACTTGATTTAGAGCTGCTTTTAACTAACAAATTTCCTTTTGACTTTATGTATCAGTTGTACCCATGCAAATGATGGTATGTTTATTTTTTCCATGTCTGTTTCTCTCATGTTTTATTTGGTTGCTTTCCAAAGAAATCTGGTTGTGATTTCTGAAAAATGATGCTGGACTATTGACCTGGGCATGGaccattaaaatttgttttgtACAATGCTATTGGTGGctcatattattaaaaaaaaaaggtgaatatttttaaataaaggttaatacaactttttttaaaaaataaatgatacgTGAttttaagggatgcggtggctcaggggctaggacgttgagcttgtcgatcgaaaggtcggcagctcagcggttcgaatccctagtgctgctgtgtaatggggtgagctcccgttacttgtcccagcttctgccaacctagcagttttgaaagcacgtaaaaatgcaagtagaaaaaatagggaccacctttcgtgggaaggtaacagcattccatgcgcctttggtgtgagtcatgccggccacatgaccacggagacgtcttcggacagcgctgggtcttcggctttgaaacagagatgagcaccaccccctagagtcagcaacgactagcatgtatgtgcgaggggaacctttacctttacctatgtgatTTTAACCCAATATGGCAATATTCCGGCTGAATGAACAAGTGTAATTGTATTGCAACTGTGTTTTATGAGATAAAGGTTTATTTAATAAGTTCAACAATATTGTTTATATAGTGAGGGTTGCTAAAGTCAATTCTTTCAGAGCTAGCTGTATTATTGCTTTATAGGAATAATTGTATGGAATAATAATGTGCAAAACAAAGTATGATTACATTAAAATGATGACATATGCTTTGTGATATTAGGATGCAAATTCTGCCCATACAGACTTGTGTTCTGCCTTGGACAGAAATATATAAGTTTTGGGTTTGCTGTCATGATGTCATGACATGTtacatcctatcccatcctatcccattaTATTATACATAACTGGTATGAGAAAAGAGtagtgtggtggcctagtgggAAAGATGCTTGCCTCTCATTCAGAAagctgagagttcaatcctaggtagcggcagatgtttCCTAAGGTGCAAAGAAAAATGTCTGCTGAGAACTCCGCATgaggtcaggaagggcatctggccagtaaatgctcagctccatccagttgccccaaTTCTACCCTAAATTTAGGAATTCCAGGAAGGAAGTTTTTTAAACTGGTATGATAAAAAGCAAAGGTACATTCTGGACTTACCCTTAGGAAAAGTCTGTGTCTGCATCTGTAGCCTTATTTTGACTAGGTCAACTGGGCAACCAATTCCTACTGAGAAAGCTCCAGTTACCATGCTTGCTAAAGTTATATCTGTAAGTGCAGGAGGATGGTTAGGTTTTCCATAACGATGTTGGCAAATAAACCTTTGGGTACTGCTGAAGACACCAAATACCAATGAATTATAAGCAGCAATGCTGATTAATGGGAAAGACATTCCCTTAAAAAAACCAGTAACCTGCAAGAAAAGTAAAATTGGATGTGAATACGGCTCCACTGAAGTTGGGCAGCcaatactttaaataaataacattatttatCAAGATCCAAATGTCagctttttaataggtttttattcTTGCTGAAAAACTTGTATTCCACATTCAGGACATTGCCTtacatttttagtttttaaaaatcttgtctGTATACCCATTAAGATTTTAAATTAGCAAATTAGAGGAGACTCTGAAGGGCACAAAACATAACAAAATCTAAGAATTGAATATTGCTAATGAAAGATGTTAGATAAATTTTGCAGTCAATGCACTTTAACAGTGTAAAAGAATTGATTAATTACAGTTCTTCCCACATCTAAAACAGAATGTGTTGTTtacattaaaatggaaaaaagtaGTTTAATAAATATACATAATTAGAAATTTCTTTCTAAAGATAAACAGAGAAATATCTTCAAGGGATTAATTGAGAACTGGTAGAACCATAGCACTGAGTTAGTTTCTattatcatcttcttcttcttcttcttcttcatttaacaaccccataatcccttgtgggttggggtggaatctgggcaattaaatggagctagcagagtgttttaatggctggatgcccttcctgtcgccaatgcagagtttggtTAACTGAGTTTCTATATCTAGCAGAAATAGGTAGCTTATGAGTGTTGCATAAGAAATTCTGCTCTGTTCCATTGTCAACTGGCTGGACTTAATGGGAACAAAAAGTATGTGGAAAGTTGATGAAATATAGAAAATTATAATGAGTTAATTTACTGTGAGCTACATATAGGAACAACAGAGGATATAAGAAACAGATTTCTTGTATTCTAGTAAAAAGGCAGATTATGTAGTTACTAGAGAACTTCTGGTTTTCATCCAGATATCCCCTAATTATATTGGGGGATACATTGTATTGGGGAGTTATATATTAACTTATTAATCAATGAAGAACTTATTTAAGAATTTCCCTAACATCATTA
This genomic window from Ahaetulla prasina isolate Xishuangbanna chromosome 2, ASM2864084v1, whole genome shotgun sequence contains:
- the SLC25A48 gene encoding solute carrier family 25 member 48, whose amino-acid sequence is MSFPLISIAAYNSLVFGVFSSTQRFICQHRYGKPNHPPALTDITLASMVTGAFSVGIGCPVDLVKIRLQMQTQTFPKANLEMKHKATGISVQAAYRGPIHCVATILQQEGLPGLFRGTTAMLLRDVPGYCLYFIPYALVSVWITSEECLSPTPFAAWMAGGIAGIISWGTATPMDVVKCRIQADGVYLNKYKGVIDCIYQSYNTEGLKVFFRGLTVNTVRGFPVSAATFLGYELSLKALRKEAETNP